From Oncorhynchus tshawytscha isolate Ot180627B unplaced genomic scaffold, Otsh_v2.0 Un_contig_9849_pilon_pilon, whole genome shotgun sequence, the proteins below share one genomic window:
- the LOC112237733 gene encoding trace amine-associated receptor 13c-like — MEKHEDVQYCFQDRNSSCIKDLLSTSIYITLYNFFSLISAVTVFLNLLVIISISHFKQLHTTTNLLILSLAVSDLLVGLIVIPVTTVAIMEPCWDFGEYFCVFHIYIDFLCTSLSLGNMVLISIDRYVAVCDPLLYHAKITITRMICCISFTWFCCIIYRAAIIKNCVNVQLPSRCLTECFIFEGITWVNFTDLVITMVVPCSVIITLYMKIFVVARSQARKVFSKEAASVSGVKTVQANKSERKAAKTLSIVVVNYFICWIPSLFSSFFH; from the coding sequence ATGGAGAAACATGAAGATGTTCAATACTGTTTTCAGGACAGAAACTCTTCTTGCATAAAGGATTTGCTATCGACATCTATCTACATAACACTGTACAACTTCTTCTCATTGATTTCAGCAGTAACAGTTTTTTTGAACCTACTGGtgatcatctccatctctcacttcaaGCAGCTCCACACTACAACCAAcctgctcatcctctctctggctgtgtctgaTCTACTGGTGGGACTGATTGTGATACCAGTAACGACTGTAGCAATAATGGAACCATGCTGGGATTTTGGggaatatttctgtgtgtttcatATCTACATAGATTTTTTGTGTACTTCTTTATCTCTGGGTAATATGGTCTTGATATCTATTGACCGTTATGTTGCTGTGTGTGATCCCTTATTGTACCAcgctaaaataacaataacaagaatGATCTGTTGTATATCATTTACCTGGTTTTGTTGTATCATATACCGTGCTGCTATTATAAAAAACTGTGTAAATGTACAGTTGCCAAGTAGGTGTTTGACAGAATGTTTTATTTTTGAAGGAATAACATGGGTTAATTTCACTGACCTTGTAATTACAATGGTTGTCCCATGCTCTGTTATTATAACACTTTATATGAAAATCTTTGTGGTGGCCAGATCACAGGCCAGAAAGGTATTTTCAAAAGAGGCTGCCAGTGTGTCTGGTGTTAAAACTGTACAGGCAAATAAGTCTGAGAGAAAAGCAGCAAAAACTCTTTCTATTGTTGTTGTCAACTATTTCATTTGTTGGATTCCATCTctattttcttctttctttcattT